From Vibrio gigantis:
ACTGACACTAACGCTGCTTTTACATCGGCCTTACCTTGGCCTTCAATATTGATCATTGCGGCTTTCATCTCTGCTTTTGCTTTACCTGAAACAGAGACTTGAGGAGCGTCGATCTTAATACCACTAGCGCTGATCTCGATTTTACTCGCGCCCACTTTGAGTTCGATCTTCGATTTACCGCAGATCGATACTTGGTTGCCATCAACGCTGACTGACGATTTAGCCGCAATATTGATGTTGGAAGCGGCACTGAGGTTTAGATCTTTATCACTGTCACCCGTCCAGTTGTCTTTACTTTTGGCGGTAAGCGTTTTTTCACTTTCGACTTGTATGTCTTCTTTAACGTTTAGGGTGGCACTCTTCTCAACTTGAGTCTTTTTCATGCCTTTAATCGTTGACTGGCTGTCGTTATTTACGTCCAGCAGCCAATCTTTTTCAGCATGTAAGTATACTTGTTCTTTGTCTTTTTGATCTTCAAAACGCAGTTCGTTTCCTTGCTTGCTGCTGCCCTTAGGCGTTGAACGAGTTTTGATGCCGTTTTGAGTATCCGAGCTATAAGGGGCTGCGCTGTTTTTGTTGTATAAAGAGCCGGTCACGATAGGACGATTGGGGTCACCATCAATGTACTGAACGATCACTTCATCACCAATGCGTGGTGTGAACTGAGAACCGAATCCCTTACTGGCGAATCCTTGCGATACTGGCAACCAACATGAACTGTTTTCGTCATTTTTGCCGCCTCTATCCCAGTGAAATTGCACTTTTACTCGACTCAATTTATCTCGGTAGATCTCTTCTCCCTTAGGCCCGGTCACGGTTGCGGTATGCAAGCTATGGACACGCGGTTTATCTAGTATTTCTGGACGAAAAACCAGTGACGAAGGGATGCAAGAAAACTGATTTTGATAAGCGACGTCGTTGTTCGATTCTTCTCTGGATATGCGGTGTGATAGATGAGTGACGATGTACTCTTGGTTCATCGAACCGAGAGGATGGTTCGTGAGTTCAAATTTATAGCCACAAGCAAGCGTCGCTAAATTCGATGATGAGTGAGAGGCTGACTTCTTAAGATCTAACGCTTCCATATGCATTTTTGCAGCGTCACGGACTTCATTTTTATTCTCGTGACCAAATGCAAAGAGTTCTTGCGTCAATGAAGTTGACGCGTAACTTTCTGTGCTTTTTCGGGTGCCGCTATCAAAGAATTCAGCCAGATCTTGAGTATGATCGGCGACAGATACCTTTCCGCTGCCAACATGGTGTGATTGGCTCCACGTTGTTAGTACGTGCTGCTGATTGTTGCCACCTATTTGATAGCTTAACTTTGGATCAGATATTTTCTCAAATCGTTGATTCGAATCGCCAATGCAGATTGTCGACTTATTAGATTGATGGCGCATGTGGTAGTGCCAACCTTCGCTTGCTAACAAGCGCTGTATAAAAGCTTGGTCGGTTTCATCAAGTTGAACACAATACTCATGCTTTTTCCCGCTTCCGGAAAGGGAAAAGTGAAAATAGCTTTTGAGATCAGCTTGTTCTAGCAGCTTTTCAATGATCTGTTTCGTCGTCATGTTTTGAAAAATCTGACGACTGCGTTTGTATTGCAGCAAGCTAAGCGGATCCAATATCTCTACTTGGTAATAAAACTGGTGCTTATCTTTGCTATATCCAGTGAATTGCAGAGTGCTACATATGCCTGAAAAAAAGCGCTTTCCAGAATCAAACTCATAAGACACACAAACGGTTTTGCCTAGGTTTTTGGTATCGATCTCCATGTTGGCTGCGATGGAAACGGAAAACTGACAACCGCCGGATACGCTTTCTTCCCCAATTAATTGGGTGACGATATAACTTTTGTTATCTGAAAGCTTAATGGTGAGGGAGCGGGTTTGGTGCTTTAATTCGTTACTGCTCATATTCACTTAATTCACTATTAAATAAACAGTTCTAAAAGGCTGTTTGTAGGGTGAACATTCAAAATTATTACATAATAATTGATATTATTACTTGATGTGTTGGTATCAACTTTCATGCTCTATACATTTAATCTATTTCGAGTTAGACCTTAATTCAAGGTAATTTGTTTATTTAATTATTATCTGAATAAGATGTAATCGATTACTTTGTGGTTATTTTTATTCTCAAATTTGTTTCATTTTTAAGATGCTGCGCTAGGGCGTTCATGTTTTTATGATGGCTATATCTCTGAGGAGATATTTAAGACATTGTTAATATATAAAGCTCTATCATGCTTTTTTTGTTTTAATTTAAATTAAATCAGTGGTTTATTGTATTTTATTTCTTTTTGTAGTGTTATTTTAAAGAGGTCGGATGACCTAAAAGTCACCTAAACATGGCGTAAATGAGTCTTTCTATAATTCACCTCAAAGATATACTTATTGGATATTAATAAATTTGTCACTTCGTATGAAACAATGTTAGCAGAATGTTATTTTTGCTGCGAAAATAAGAATTTTGCAGGTTTAACTAACTCAATACGTCTATCGTTTTTCCTTATCTAAAAATACAGAAAATAGCGATTGAACTTAATTAGCACTTAAGCGAATAGTCGGCTGATTAACCCAATAGAGCAGGAACCTATGCCTTTTTCAAAGCATCAAATTGAGCAACTTTCTACACCTCTGAGTGATGATTCTATCTGTGGCGTTTACCTTAAACTGGATAAAGGTGCTTTTCGCCCATTACGTAATGAATTTAATGTCGCGCAAACAGCGCTGCGTAAGCTAAGTCAAAACCCCAGTGCTGACGAGAAAGACGCGTTACAAGAGGCATGTCTAAATAGCTGGAAGACTCTTTCAGACAGCTTGTTCGAACAGTTTTCAAATACAACCAGAGATATCGAGCTCATATCATGGTTTGTTGCCGCTCAATTCCTTCTCGATACCACGTTAGAAAGTGCTGCGAATAGCCTTGAGTGGTTAGCCGATTTAAGTGAGAAGTACTGGGATCACCTCAACCCTGTTCTGCCAGTTGAAAAGCTCAAATCTGATGATGATAAGGGTAAAGAGAGAGAGCAAGCTGATGCGAAAGTTAAAGCATTTTTCCAATTAGTTGGTGATAGCGAGGAAAGCTCGATTCTCTATGCACCGATGCTGCAACTGCCCTTAGTTGGGGAAGTGACGTTTTTTGATTTTCAAAGTGCAGAGAGAAAAGGCGAAATCAGCCAACTGAAATCTACGCTTACCACCACGGTGGCGCAAGAGCGTTCCGCGATTCAATTCAAGATGGAAAATGCCAAACGTTGTATCTCTCAGTTGGAGCGTTTGTCTGCGTTAGTGAGCACTCATTGTCAGTCTGTAGGCAGTCAAACTACCAACTTTGGATTTGCGAAGTCACTGCTTACCCGCGTAGAAAACGCTTTGGTTCATTTAAGCGGAATTAAGTTGGCCCTGAAAGCGGAGGCTAAGGCAGTAGAGCAAGAGGTTGCCGAAAGTTCAGTTTCTGAAGGTCATCAGCCAAGCGATATGGATGCAAAACAGATAGAGCCAATACCTATGGCATCGGAGCAGGCTCAGACCGTAAGCCAACACTTACACGCAGGAAATTTATCTGAACTGGGTAACTTAAACAACATGAACCGAGACTTAGCTTTCCATTTGCTGAGAGAAGTCTCTGATTATTTTCGCCAGAGCGAACCGCATAGCCCAATTTCATTCTTGTTAGAAAAAGCGATTCGATGGGGATATTTATCCTTACCTGAGTTGCTGCAAGAAATGATGTCGGAACAAAACGGTGACGCTCTTAGTACGATTTTTAATGCCGCCGGATTGAATCATCTCGATCAGGTTTTGCTGCCGGAGGTGAGTACTCCAACGGTGGACATTGAAAGCCCCCAGACACCTCAAGCGACGCCTCCCGTTTCGGAGCCGCCAAGTGTCGAAGAGCATGTATCTCAGACTTCCCCTGTAGATACCCAATCTAAGCAAGATGAAAAACCACAATCATCCGCTACGTCGGCTCTGAGTTGGTAATTGTGTTTAAAAAATAAGGAAAAATCATGGCAAGTATTTACATGCGTGTAAGCGGTCTTCAAGTTGAGGGCGCAGCGACTATCGGTCAGCTAGAAACGGCTGAAGGCAAAAATGACGGTTGGTTTGCAATCAACTCTTACTCTTGGGGTGGCGTTCGTAACGTTGCTATGGACATCGGTAACGGCACCAATGCGGATTCAGGCATGGTTGGCGTAAGCGAAGTTAGCGTAACTAAAGAAGTTGATGGTGCTTCTGAAGATCTACTGTCTTACCTATTCAACCCAGGTAAAGAAGGTAAAACAGTTGAGATTGCATTTACTAAGCCTTCTAACGATGGCCAAGGTGCAGACGTTTACTTCCAAGTTAAGCTAGAAAAAGCACGTCTAGTTTCTTACAACGTGAGCGGCACTGACGGTTCTCAACCGTACGAAAGCCTATCTGTTTCTTACACTTCTATTTCTCAGAAACATCACTACGAGAAAGAAGGTGGTGAACTACAAAGCGGTGGTGTTGTGACTTACGACCTACCGACCGGAAAAATGACTTCTGGTAAGTAATTCTTTCATTAGACATTCCACGTTCAGTGGCATGTCTATTTCATGAATATCTCATTTTAGGACACCGTTATGGCATTGAACTCACAACATAAGCGCGTTAGTAAGAACCGTGTCAGCATCACTTATGACGTTGAAACGAACGGCGCTGTAGAGACGAAAGAGCTGCCGTTTGTTGTTGGCGTAATTGGCGACTTTTCAGGCCACAAACCAGAATCAGAAAAAGTTGATTTAGAAGAGCGAGAGTTCACGGGTATCGATAAAGACAACTTCGATACAGTGATGGGTCAAATTCACCCGCGTCTTTCGTACAAGGTTGATAACAAGCTAGCTAATGATGATAGCCAGTTTGAAGTGAACTTAAGCTTCCGTTCGATGAAAGATTTCCACCCAGAGAACTTAGTTGATCAAATTGAGCCGCTTAAGCAGTTGGTTGAAACACGTAACCAGCTAAAAGTACTGCTAAGCAAAGCCGATCGTTCGAGAGATCTCGAGCGTCTACTGAAAGAAGTTCTGCAAAGCGCAGATGCCATCAATGGTTTAGCTCAAGAACTAGGTTTGAGCAAAGAGGGAGCGGAATAATGTCTGTAGAACAACAAGCAGTACAAGGTGCTGCCGAAGCAGAAGCAACGCAGAGCTTTCTTGACCGAGCGATCAACGCAACAGCACAAACACCAGTAGATACGACAAAAGAGCTATTGAGCATCATGGCTTCTCAGGCGCTGGAAGGTACAGTGACTTGGGATAAGAACCTTACGCTGACGATTGAAAAAGCAATCAGCGCGCTAGACAGCAAAATCTCTGAGCAGCTGTCAACGGTGATGCAAAACGGTGAGTTCCAAAAAATGGAAGGCTCATGGTTAGGTTTGCAAAAGCTTGTGAAAAATAGCGAGCTAGGCCCAGATCTGAAAATCAAACTGGCGGATTACACCAAAGACGAATTGCTAGAGCAGTTTGAAGATGCACCAGCGATCGATCGCAGCCGTTTCTTCAATATGGTTTATCAAGAAGAATTTGGTACAGCGGGTGGTCAGCCATACGGCGCACTGCTAGGTGACTATGAATTTGGTTACGGTGATGAAGACGTTGCTCTGCTACGTTACATGGGTGAAGTTGCTTCTGCATCTCACGCACCTTTCGTTGCTGCCGCGAATGCAAGTATGTTCGACTTCAACGCATTCAGTAACTTTTCTGAAGGCAAGCCAGTTGCAGCAGGCTTTGATTCGCCAGCATACGCAAGCTGGAATGCATTCCGTGCAAGCGATGATTCACGCTACGTTGCTCTGACTCTACCGAAAACGATGGCTCGCCTTCCTTACGGTGCAGAAACTGTTCCAGTTAAATCATTTGCATTTGAAGAGCTTCAAACTCGCGACAATGGTCAGCAAGTTGTGTCTTCAGACGGCGATTTTGTATGGAGCAATGCGGCGTATGAGTTTGGTCTTCTGATGACTCAGGCTTACACCAAGTACGGTTGGTGTACGGCGATCCGCGGTACTGAGAACGGCGGTAAAGTTGAGAACCTGCCAAACTTCACTCACTACTCTGATGCCGGTGACTTGCTACAGCAATGTCCGACAGAAGTTAACCTAACGGATGAGCGTGAGAAGGAGCTGAGTGATCTTGGCTTCTTGCCACTGGTTCACTACAAAAACACTAACTACGCGGTGTTTATGGGTGCTCAGACTGCGCATAAACCAAAAACGTACACAGACCCAGATGCAACGGCAAACGCGGCAATTTCAGCACGTCTTCCATACACAATGGCAAGCAGCCGAATCGCACAGTACCTAAAAGTAATGGGCCGTGATCGTATTGGTTCAAACATAGATCCAAACGACGTTGAGAAAGAGTTGAACTCTTGGATCAACCAATACGTTAACCCAAATGCGATTGGTAACGATGCGAAAGCAACACATCCATTGGTTGAAGCAAAAGTGACAGTAGAAGAGCAAGCTGGACGCCCAGGTGCTTACTCTGCAGTGGCTTACTTACGCCCTTGGCTGCAAATGGAAGAGCTAACCACTTCACTACGAATGGTTGCGAACATTCCTGGCTAATTCTATTCGGGGGCGCCGTCCCCCGAATGTTTTGAACTGAGTCGCTGATGTATACAGATTCCGAATTTGACCGCATTTTAGCTGAGAATCCTGCCTGGCAGGAGCTGTTACTGTGCGCGAAAAGTCAGTCGGTGGCTCAATTCAAAGCATTGTTGGTTCGTTTGAGCTCCGAGATTGATACGTCAATAAGTGAACAGTTGTCGGACGTTATCCAACACCCTAACTATAAGCAGTTAGAAGCCTCTTGGACGGGGCTCAAATCGTTAGCGCAGCTGCAAGTATCCCAGCGTCGAGTCAAAATCAAAATGCTCGACTTGAGTTGGAGTATGGTTTCGGCAGATCTCAATTACTCTTTCGATCTAAAGCAGTCATCCCTATACCGAAAGCTGTATTCAAATGAGCTGGATACCGCCGGTGGTAGCCCATTTGGCATGGTGATGGTCGATCACAAGGTCTCGGCTGATTACGCCGATGATCAGGAGTATGACGATCTCTACACCCTTCAACTGCTCTCTGAGCTGGGGGAGCTATCTTTTTGCCCAATGGTGCTCGGAACCGACGAGTTTTTCTTTGGTGATGAACCAAGAAGGCTGCTTCACGACAGTGCGAGAATTGATCGCATTCTTACTAGTCGAGATTTTGTTTCATGGCAGTTGCTACGAGAAAAAAGCTCATCACGATTTTTGCATTTGGTGATGCCAGAGCATTTGATTCGTCAACCATATCGTCAATATCAGGCTGGGTTTGTTTTTAACGAACGCCAGCAAGAGAAATATGCCTTATGGGGCAGCAGCGCTTACCTCTTGCTCGGTAATGTAATGCGAGAGTTTGACCGAATCAGTTGGTTTGGATTCCTGCGTTCTTACGATGAGACAGGTTCGTATGGGGCGATCGTTCAGGACTCAAAAGAGCTTAAGACCAAGGTAGACATCTACAGTGAAGAAGATGGCTTTTGGTCGTCTCAAGGGTTCATGCCTTTAACCAGTATTTACTTAAGTGGCCATAAAGGTTTCTTTAGCAATCAATCTGTTTGGCAAGCGCCTGATGAAGCTCAACGTCAGCTCGGTATGCTCCAAACCAATCTAATGGCTTGCCGATTTGCCCATTACATCAAGGTTCAAATTCGTGACCAAGTTGGTCGATATGACAGCGCAGAAAGTTGTCGACGCAGTCTAGAGCGATGGCTAGAGCAGTTCATTAGCAACGTCAATTATGGCGAGGATGCCGTACTTGCCCGATATCCGTTGCGGTCTTGCTATGTACGCATTGAAGAGGCTCCTCATGATAAAACCCGCTACCTATGCGAGATCATGCTTCAGCCTCAATATCAATACGAAATGATGGATGCGAAAGTGGTGTTAACTACCTCGGTATCTGGCAGTGAGGTTGGAGAGACATCGTGAGCTTAATGGCTAAGTTAACCCAAAGCTGGAATGACGATATCGACAGTGTTCGAGATGCGATTGTTGATAACGTCTGTGATCTTATTTCAAGCCGAGCACCTCTGTGCTCAGAGATGTTTTTATCGGAAAAAGGAACGATTGCCGAGTTCGGTATGCGCAACATGGCTCGTGCTCAAAGTAAAAACAACACCAGTGACATTGTCGCAGAAATTGAAGTGCTGATTCGAAACTTCGAACCTCGCCTGAGCCAGGTAGAGATTGATGTTCAAGAAGGGGAATTGGGTAGCAACCAATTGAGCTTTCGCCTTTCCGCCGTGGTGCATTCAGAGCTCGGTGATGAGGCGAT
This genomic window contains:
- a CDS encoding type VI secretion system Vgr family protein, whose product is MSSNELKHQTRSLTIKLSDNKSYIVTQLIGEESVSGGCQFSVSIAANMEIDTKNLGKTVCVSYEFDSGKRFFSGICSTLQFTGYSKDKHQFYYQVEILDPLSLLQYKRSRQIFQNMTTKQIIEKLLEQADLKSYFHFSLSGSGKKHEYCVQLDETDQAFIQRLLASEGWHYHMRHQSNKSTICIGDSNQRFEKISDPKLSYQIGGNNQQHVLTTWSQSHHVGSGKVSVADHTQDLAEFFDSGTRKSTESYASTSLTQELFAFGHENKNEVRDAAKMHMEALDLKKSASHSSSNLATLACGYKFELTNHPLGSMNQEYIVTHLSHRISREESNNDVAYQNQFSCIPSSLVFRPEILDKPRVHSLHTATVTGPKGEEIYRDKLSRVKVQFHWDRGGKNDENSSCWLPVSQGFASKGFGSQFTPRIGDEVIVQYIDGDPNRPIVTGSLYNKNSAAPYSSDTQNGIKTRSTPKGSSKQGNELRFEDQKDKEQVYLHAEKDWLLDVNNDSQSTIKGMKKTQVEKSATLNVKEDIQVESEKTLTAKSKDNWTGDSDKDLNLSAASNINIAAKSSVSVDGNQVSICGKSKIELKVGASKIEISASGIKIDAPQVSVSGKAKAEMKAAMINIEGQGKADVKAALVSVNGSAMTQIKAGAMVQIQGAITKVN
- the tssE gene encoding type VI secretion system baseplate subunit TssE, whose translation is MSLMAKLTQSWNDDIDSVRDAIVDNVCDLISSRAPLCSEMFLSEKGTIAEFGMRNMARAQSKNNTSDIVAEIEVLIRNFEPRLSQVEIDVQEGELGSNQLSFRLSAVVHSELGDEAIVLDSFLDLSSNKLDVRKSNFV
- the tssC gene encoding type VI secretion system contractile sheath large subunit, with product MSVEQQAVQGAAEAEATQSFLDRAINATAQTPVDTTKELLSIMASQALEGTVTWDKNLTLTIEKAISALDSKISEQLSTVMQNGEFQKMEGSWLGLQKLVKNSELGPDLKIKLADYTKDELLEQFEDAPAIDRSRFFNMVYQEEFGTAGGQPYGALLGDYEFGYGDEDVALLRYMGEVASASHAPFVAAANASMFDFNAFSNFSEGKPVAAGFDSPAYASWNAFRASDDSRYVALTLPKTMARLPYGAETVPVKSFAFEELQTRDNGQQVVSSDGDFVWSNAAYEFGLLMTQAYTKYGWCTAIRGTENGGKVENLPNFTHYSDAGDLLQQCPTEVNLTDEREKELSDLGFLPLVHYKNTNYAVFMGAQTAHKPKTYTDPDATANAAISARLPYTMASSRIAQYLKVMGRDRIGSNIDPNDVEKELNSWINQYVNPNAIGNDAKATHPLVEAKVTVEEQAGRPGAYSAVAYLRPWLQMEELTTSLRMVANIPG
- a CDS encoding type VI secretion system contractile sheath domain-containing protein, with protein sequence MYTDSEFDRILAENPAWQELLLCAKSQSVAQFKALLVRLSSEIDTSISEQLSDVIQHPNYKQLEASWTGLKSLAQLQVSQRRVKIKMLDLSWSMVSADLNYSFDLKQSSLYRKLYSNELDTAGGSPFGMVMVDHKVSADYADDQEYDDLYTLQLLSELGELSFCPMVLGTDEFFFGDEPRRLLHDSARIDRILTSRDFVSWQLLREKSSSRFLHLVMPEHLIRQPYRQYQAGFVFNERQQEKYALWGSSAYLLLGNVMREFDRISWFGFLRSYDETGSYGAIVQDSKELKTKVDIYSEEDGFWSSQGFMPLTSIYLSGHKGFFSNQSVWQAPDEAQRQLGMLQTNLMACRFAHYIKVQIRDQVGRYDSAESCRRSLERWLEQFISNVNYGEDAVLARYPLRSCYVRIEEAPHDKTRYLCEIMLQPQYQYEMMDAKVVLTTSVSGSEVGETS
- a CDS encoding type VI secretion system protein TssA produces the protein MPFSKHQIEQLSTPLSDDSICGVYLKLDKGAFRPLRNEFNVAQTALRKLSQNPSADEKDALQEACLNSWKTLSDSLFEQFSNTTRDIELISWFVAAQFLLDTTLESAANSLEWLADLSEKYWDHLNPVLPVEKLKSDDDKGKEREQADAKVKAFFQLVGDSEESSILYAPMLQLPLVGEVTFFDFQSAERKGEISQLKSTLTTTVAQERSAIQFKMENAKRCISQLERLSALVSTHCQSVGSQTTNFGFAKSLLTRVENALVHLSGIKLALKAEAKAVEQEVAESSVSEGHQPSDMDAKQIEPIPMASEQAQTVSQHLHAGNLSELGNLNNMNRDLAFHLLREVSDYFRQSEPHSPISFLLEKAIRWGYLSLPELLQEMMSEQNGDALSTIFNAAGLNHLDQVLLPEVSTPTVDIESPQTPQATPPVSEPPSVEEHVSQTSPVDTQSKQDEKPQSSATSALSW
- a CDS encoding Hcp family type VI secretion system effector: MASIYMRVSGLQVEGAATIGQLETAEGKNDGWFAINSYSWGGVRNVAMDIGNGTNADSGMVGVSEVSVTKEVDGASEDLLSYLFNPGKEGKTVEIAFTKPSNDGQGADVYFQVKLEKARLVSYNVSGTDGSQPYESLSVSYTSISQKHHYEKEGGELQSGGVVTYDLPTGKMTSGK
- the tssB gene encoding type VI secretion system contractile sheath small subunit gives rise to the protein MALNSQHKRVSKNRVSITYDVETNGAVETKELPFVVGVIGDFSGHKPESEKVDLEEREFTGIDKDNFDTVMGQIHPRLSYKVDNKLANDDSQFEVNLSFRSMKDFHPENLVDQIEPLKQLVETRNQLKVLLSKADRSRDLERLLKEVLQSADAINGLAQELGLSKEGAE